Below is a genomic region from Rosa chinensis cultivar Old Blush chromosome 5, RchiOBHm-V2, whole genome shotgun sequence.
AAGGACATGACAACATTAGACATTAGATATTTTGTGGATACATATGGCCTCGGAGATAAGACTTGAGACATGAAGTCTATCATCGAAGAAAAAAACCTAGCCATATATTCATGTAAGTGTCGATGGAGACGGGGTGAGGAGCAAGACATTTTCCTCCCTTCCAAGcaactcactctctctctctctctctctctcgcgcgcTCTCACAGCCTTGTTTCATAGCTTAGCTAACTTAGAGATATACGAGCGTCAATATGGAAGTAACACTGGCTAGTTGGGTATCGCTGAGCCTTGTTTTGGTTAGCATAATACTGAGATGGGCATGGAGTGTGCTGGATTGGGTTTGGCTGAAGCCGAAGAAACTAGAAAGATGTTTGAGGGAGCAAGGCCTTCAAGGCAATTCCTACAAGTTCTTGTATGGGGATGTGGAGGAGAACTCTATCCTGCTAAAACatgcaaaatccaaacccatgaACCTCTCCACCTGCCATGACATAGCACCACGACTCATCCCTCTTCTCGATCAAACCGTAAAAACTTATGGTATGCCACATTACCttttatatatgaatatatgcatGGTGATATATGTGTGTAATACAGTTAACGATATTCAGTACCATATGCATGCTTGCCATAAAGATGACGAGCGATTTGTAAACTTAGCCCTGAGCTCAAATGTTTTCAGTCACAGGCAGAAGTACATGAGTAGTACTACGTACTTGTAATTTGTGCATATTTGAAGATGTTTTACAAGGTTTTGTTTATCTAGGTGTATATTGATCCATTTAAATTCTATCTTGGACAGGTAAGAACTCTTTTGTTTGGAGTGGCCCCGTACCAACCGTGACCATTATGAATCCTGAAGATGTGAAAGATGTCTTCACAAAACTTGATGATTTTCTTAAGCCAGTATCAAACCCATTTCTTAATTTCCTAATAACGGGTCTTATAAGCTATGAAGGTGAGAAATGGGCAAAGCGTAGGAGGATTATCAACCCAACATTCCATGTAGAGAAACTAAAGGTAGTACAGATAATTATACTTCAACCGTCGTAGTTTTCATTTTTTCGGTGGAAATAATCATATCAACCTCATTAAGAGCTACATCTAGAGaaaacaaaggaaggaaaaataaGACATGAATTTCATATGCATAAGGTACATGTTGCTCCTATCTAAGCCGGTTGGTAGTGCAGAATCATTTTCTGGGAATGTAACAACTTCTTTATGCCTTTCCAAGTTAATATTAATTAGTACGTTGTGGTGTTTGCAACAGCAAATGTTACCCGCCTTTCACAAAAGTTGTGATGAGATGATTAAGGAATGGGAGAGCTTGGCTTCCAAAGATGGCTCATCATGTCTGTTGGATGTTTGGCCATCTCTACAACAGTTGACGGCTGACGTAATTTCTCGAACAGCATTTGGAAGTAGCTATCAGGAAGGAAGGAAAATGTTTGAACTCCTCAAAGAGCAATTAATGCTTGTAGCAAATGCCATACAAAGTGTGTACATACCAGGATGGAGGTAAAAGTCAAGATTTCCCTTAGAAGTTACTTGAAAATTTATTCATCTTCTTCATGCCTTAACTTTCTCATCATAACTGTTTTTATTTCTAGGTTTCTACCAACGAAGATGAACAAGAGGATGAAGAAAATTGACAGAGAGGTAAAAGGTTTACTTAAGGgtataataaataaaagagagagggCCACTGGGGCAGGTGAAGCCTCTAAACATGACTTATTAGGTACACTTATAGAGTCAAAATTCAAGGACATCCAGGGAGATGGGAAGGTTCGGATGAGTATTGAAGATGTAATTGAGGAATGTAAGCTGTTTTACCTTGCTGGGCAAGAGACCACTTCAGTGTTGCTGGTTTGGACAATGATATTACTTGGTCAAAATCAGAATTGGCAAGATCGAGCAAGACAAGAGGTTTTTCATGTCTTTGGAAGCAACAAGCCAGACTTTGATGGACTATCTCACCTAAAAGTAGTAAGTACACAATACATATATACTTATACTTCAAGTATCTTTAAATTATAATTACATGAAATACCCACTAcaagaaattaggaaatttTTCCGGAAGAAAAGGGAATGATGATCTTACATTTTTGTTGGTTATAATAGTTGATGTATGCTCTTTATGAATTACTTGGGCTGGGGAATGAatttgtgtgattaacttaACCTTGATTGTATGATCCTCCAGGTAACCATGATTTTATATGAAGTTCTTCGATTGTACCCACCTGTGCATATTATCTCTCGAACCACTCACAAGAAAACACAACTCGGGAAATTCTCACTACCAGCTGGAGTCCAAGTCGACTTACCAACAGTGCTCATTCACCGTGACAAAGAACTGTGGGGTGATGATGCAAACGAGTTCAATCCTGAGAGGTTTTCGGAAGGAGTTTCTAAGGCAACAAAGAGCCAACTCTCATTTATCCCTTTCGGAGGTGGTCCCCGGATTTGCATTGGACAAAACTTTGCTATGATAGAAGCGAAGTTGGCCTTGTCATTGATCTTGCTACACTTTGACTTCGAGCTTTCTCCATCTTATGCTCATGCTCCTTCTGCACCTATGATTAGACCACAGTATGGAGCTCCTATCATTTTACAGAAGCGCTAACGAGATATGTTACGAAAATGGCACCTATGTATGTGCTTGTATGCTGTAAGCAAGCTGCATGAAGTTTTCTCCGAAATATGTTGCTTCAGTCATCTCGcttttatatatttatcttttgtgGATGACGTTTACCACATAAAAACCAAGTCGAATAGGCACAATCATACTCATGGTGGATCTCTTCTATTTACTATTGATCCCAATCTCCGATCTCCTCATCACAAATGCCGCACTTCACGATAGCATCCGCGAGTCACAGCAGTAATTTCATAGTTGCGGATCATTGGGCGAATAGTGGTCCGATGCTGTTTGGGCTTGTGCTGCGTTTCAATTTATATTCTTCAACGGCATAGCCATTAGCCAACTCAATCCCAGCAAAAACCAATTATAAAATATGAAAATAGACAAGGTCTATTTAAGTCATTTCGATTGTGTACTTGTAATCGTTAAAAAAGTAGACAAGTGTGAtaagtttgaactttgaaaggGGGACCTCATCTTTGATGTTCCTGTGATTCTTTATATTAAACAGACTAAATTTGAAACAATCAATTTTATAATTGAATATTTAAGTAATTTCGAACTTTTTTAAACTTATCTATTTATTTGATCAGACAAAACGAAAAAGGATCAATTGTCTATTATCTATTAACACACGTGCATAATTCTATGCTGGTTGCGTTAATTAGAGATGGAGATAGAGGAAGGAGCAAGGTACACGTGCATAATTCTATGCTGGTTGCGTTAATTAGAGATGGAGATAGAGGAAGGAGCAAGATATTTTCCTCCTTTGGAAAAGGTCAATTAACTGTTCGATTTCGGTACTCTACTACCATACAATCCAGAACCtctgtatctctctctctctctctgtttttctcaCATAGCTTTGCGAGCTAGACAGTCAAATATGGAAGTAGCAGTGAGCAGTTGGGTAGCACTGAGCCTTGTTTTTGTTAGCATACTAATAAGATGGGCATGGGGTGTGCTCAATTGGTTATGGCTGAAGCCGAAGAAGCTGGAAAGATGTTTGAGGGGGCAAGGCCTTAAAGGCAATTCCTACAGGCTCTTTTATGGAGACATGAAGGAAAACTCCGTCATGCTCACACaagcaaaatccaaacccatgaACCTCTCAAGCTCCCATGACATAGCATCAAGATTCATCCCTTTTCTCGATCGAACCGTGAAAACTTACGGTATGCCAGATATTGTTTATGATAAAGTTTGTAGCATTTTTTTGTATGTATATGTGTTTTGATCTATAATCTGATTGAAAGTAACTTTTGCATTTCTAAAGATATTTTATGAGGGTTCTGTTTATCTTTATGTAATCGATCGAGAACTAAAGATGAATGTCAATCCGGCCACGATCAAATTCCCGTGACTTGTATAACTTATTATGAGGGTGGTTAAAAATTCAAGTTTTGAACTTGATTTGTTGGATCTTtctgaatgaaaaagaaaaatgatacaATTTTATTTACAGTAATTTGAGTTAcataagttatattttttttttataggtaAGAACTCTTTTGTTTGGATTGGCCCCATACCAAGGGTGAACATTATGGATCCTGAAGATGTGAAAGATGTCTTGACAAAGCTAGATGATTTCCGGAAGCCATTAAACCCACTTATGAAGATGCTAATAACAGGTGTTGCAAGCTATGAAGATGAGAAATGGGCTAAACACAGAAGAATTATCAACCCAACATTCCATGTAGAGAAGCTAAAGGTACTGACTACatgcgccccccccccccccccccccccccccggggaATTATGGTGTTTCAATTCCATACCCAAGTATCAGAGAAGCATTAGCATATCTCAACTTATTTATATTGAATGATTTGAGGTCCTTTGAAAAATTTcagtaaaaaaatatattaactgTTGACGTGGAcaatttatttcttttgttcGATGACATGGACAATTAATCACTAACATGTCCCTTATTTGCTCATGTGACATTACTTTATCCAATTTAATGGAAATGCcactaggagaaaagaaaaaaaggagaaacctaagagcatctccaaccatttagCTATAAGTCATTTTGACTTTGGCTTTTTTATAGAGGGATCTCCAACTATGCTCTTGCTTTAGCTATTTTGACTCTTGAGCCATAACTggagtcattttgactcaagtttGTAGAACGAAAGCCAAATTTCTTTGGCTGAAAAAATGGTGGGCCCCGCTGCATGTGATGCAATTGTAGTTAATTAATTCTCgaaaatgattaatttattaaatgactttggcttttgactaaagatggttggagatgcaaaaattgaatgaatagtGATGACATTAGAGGGGGTCATATTTTGCATatggctttggcttttgactaagtggttggagatgctctaaagaGTGAAAAAAAACAACCCAGATCTCCCAACCCACCTCATCGCCCCTACTCGTCCTTCCTCGCATACCCAAATCATTAACCAAGCCATAAGTGTCAATTGTAACATTTATGTTTATATCTTCGAATAACTTTCTAATAGTGACAGGAATGTGCAGCTATCTCTCATTCATCTAATTAGTATTAATCTCTGTTGTGGTGTTCGCAATAGCGTATGTTACCGGCATTTCACCAAAGTTGTGATCAGATGATTAAGGAGTGGGAGAGCTGGGTCTCAAAACAGGGTTCATCATGTGAGTTGGATGTCTGGCCTTCTTTTCAAAATTTAACGGCTGATGCGATTTCTCGAACAGCGTTTGGAAGTAGCTATGAAGAAGGTAGAAAAATATTTAAACTCCTAAAAGAACAGATATCATATGTAGTAAAAAGCATGCAAAGTGTCTACATTCCAGGATGGAGGTAAAAGTTCCAAATTCTTTAGAAGTTGCACAAAAATTTACTCGTCTCCTTCATGCTTTCACTTTCTCATTacaattgtttttgtttataggTTTCTACCAACTAAGATGAACAACAGGATGAAGCAAGTTGACAAAGAAATAACAGGTTTACTCAAGGGTAttataaataaaagagagcagGCCATTAAGGCAGGTGAAGCAACCAAAGATGACTTATTAGGTGCACTTATGGAATCAAACTTGAACGACATTCAGGAACATGGGAAGAACAACAAAGATGTTGGGATGAGTATTGAAGACGTGATTGGGGAGTGTAAGCTCTTTTACTTTGCTGGGCAAGAGTCCACTTCAGTATTGCTGGTTTGGACAGTCGTTTTACTTGGTCAAAATCAGATTTGGCAAGATCAAGCAAGACAAGAGGTTCTGCAAGTCTTTGGAAGCAACAAGCCAGACTTTGATGGCCTAAGTCACCTTAAAGTTGTAAGTACACGTATACTAGCTTCTataattcaattcaatttttcCTCTAAATGACATCAAATACATATCCGCTACAAGGGAGGACATTTTTCTGAACTAAAAAGGGTTGATAATCTTGCATTTTTGTTGATTATAATGGTTGCTTGATGTATGTTACATGAAATTTACTTGAGGAATGAATTTGTACATATGATATAGTTTAACCTTGACTTCATAATCCCCTAGGTAACCATGATTTTACTTGAAGTTCTTCGATTGTACCCAGCACTGGTTGTGCTTTTTCGAACCACTAACAAGACCATACAACTCGGGAAATTCTCACTACCAGCTGGAGTCGAAGTGGGCTTATCAACACTGCTCATTCACCGTGACAAGGAACTGTGGGGTGATGATGCAAACGAGTTCAAGCCTGAGAGGTTTTTAAAAGGAGTTTCTAAGGCAACAAAGAGCCCATACTCATTCATCCCTTTCGGAGGCGGTCCTCGAATTTGCATTGGGCAAAACTTTGCTCTGACAGAGGCAAAATTGGCCATAGCATTGATCTTGCAACACTTTACCTTTGTGCTTTCTCCATCTTATGCTCATGCTCCTTCTGCACCTATGATTAAACCACAGTATGGTGTTCCTATCATTCTACAGAAGCGTTAATGAGTTGCTTATaagaaaaatgatattaaacAACATATTTATCCCTACTATAAGTTTTTACCTGTAAGCATATTAATTATCCACACCTATAAGTTTGTACTTGTAAGCGTACTAATTTATCCATAAGTGTGTAATTGAAAGCATATTTATCCATAATACTTCTAAGTCTGCACGAAATCTTGTCAAAAGTTTCTTAATTCTGTCGATTTTATACAGGGTTAAAATTTGTTTAGTCCTTATATTTTGCCTCTTTTATCGTTTCAGTCACTAACATTTCAATGTAAAAATTGTTTGCATTATATTTTGCAGATGCAATTCCGATATCCTCatattttttagaaaataatcAAGTTGCCAGTGCTTTAGCGAGTTGTTGAGTTCTTCTTTTGTTGGTTTCATTTGGTGGGACTTGACTCCCTCTTTTATTCATTTGTGATAGCGATCGATTAGGACTACCAAATTTTCGTTTTCGATAGATGGTGTtaattggtttagtttttggcCTTTTGCTTGGGAGATTTGGTTTGGAACcttcttttattttgtatttttttttttttttaattttgaattaagGAGCTTTTGGCCACACTCAATCTCcagccaaaaagaaaaggagttgAATGGCACAATCCTACTTGTAGCTTATGTTAAATGAAATGATGGTTCTAGCTGGATATCTAatctttttcaattattaatagattttgtcaagccatataaaaagacaaataaggacaaagagataaaaatgaaaaaaaaaaacactcttcttacctcccagaatataacattcaattaaattttttttttccaaaatttccttatattgcctatataattccttttataatttacctaaaacaattaactaaaaaatgataattattgaatacataatcaaattcaaaataatatgatttgaaaatttccttaaactaaattcattgaatattatgacatagttattactcgatcaTCCAACCAAAAACCCTTGGAATCCTTCTTTTAgctagcaaattcaaagggattcTAGCAACATCAAGACTAAGAACCTACCCTctaattaattttggtggaagagagacctactcataagagtacaatatcatgtgattttgattcattcttcttctgaagattgaGTATCCAACAACTTCACATGCTTTGTTGTTTCTATATCTCTGTTGCATTTTCTTGCTTGtaggaagaaaaaaatatcGACCCCTATAATGATAGTTATATGCTTTGTATGCGTTTCAATTTCTCTGCAAGCTAGAGATAATTTCTTCCCTCACACACAAATGTCAAAGAGTCCCTACAATCTAAGCCTAAGCACTTAGCCAAAGTGTAGATACCTATGTAATTAGACCAAATGAGATTAAAGTTTCTCTGTAACTTCAACACTCTGTGCCTCTATGCTACTCCACCCTCCAACAAATCACAACTCTAAATTATAGATTTGCTGCTAACTAAACTATTAAAATAGTAACTAGCCTTCAACCCCATGTTCTGTTTTTGGAAGGAGCAATGAGCACTGACcttaaaaagagaaatttataaaaataaccTTTTTTGAGACatgaaattgactttttgttgtagggaattagaaattgagaggaaattgctgtgtattctcattgataataggggcctctttatatagaggattacaatgcatagaatctcaatcatacaaggaaagtaatcgtacattgaataggaatctaaatccttctaatttaaccctattaccactagagcaagtaacctagagtttgggccaaacacaaactagggttttacttgaacactcccccttgtattGCCCAAACgcagtgcttctctcgttgccttgttaaaaaccttgccgagtaacaaaaacccagtgggacaaaaaaaacctcggtcgaaggggaaaaagagcacaacacacccttcacgtttcgaggtgaacatgtagacatctccccctgatgtcggcGTTTCCCCCTGATGATTAccatcatgggagttcagataatttctgcaagccaatttttgccacatgtttctcgagcgtggatttgggcaatgacttagtaaacaagtctgccatattttcgt
It encodes:
- the LOC112166882 gene encoding cytochrome P450 72A15 isoform X1; this translates as MEVTLASWVSLSLVLVSIILRWAWSVLDWVWLKPKKLERCLREQGLQGNSYKFLYGDVEENSILLKHAKSKPMNLSTCHDIAPRLIPLLDQTVKTYGKNSFVWSGPVPTVTIMNPEDVKDVFTKLDDFLKPVSNPFLNFLITGLISYEGEKWAKRRRIINPTFHVEKLKQMLPAFHKSCDEMIKEWESLASKDGSSCLLDVWPSLQQLTADVISRTAFGSSYQEGRKMFELLKEQLMLVANAIQSVYIPGWRFLPTKMNKRMKKIDREVKGLLKGIINKRERATGAGEASKHDLLGTLIESKFKDIQGDGKVRMSIEDVIEECKLFYLAGQETTSVLLVWTMILLGQNQNWQDRARQEVFHVFGSNKPDFDGLSHLKVVTMILYEVLRLYPPVHIISRTTHKKTQLGKFSLPAGVQVDLPTVLIHRDKELWGDDANEFNPERFSEGVSKATKSQLSFIPFGGGPRICIGQNFAMIEAKLALSLILLHFDFELSPSYAHAPSAPMIRPQYGAPIILQKR
- the LOC112166882 gene encoding cytochrome P450 72A15 isoform X2, producing MEVTLASWVSLSLVLVSIILRWAWSVLDWVWLKPKKLERCLREQGLQGNSYKFLYGDVEENSILLKHAKSKPMNLSTCHDIAPRLIPLLDQTVKTYGLISYEGEKWAKRRRIINPTFHVEKLKQMLPAFHKSCDEMIKEWESLASKDGSSCLLDVWPSLQQLTADVISRTAFGSSYQEGRKMFELLKEQLMLVANAIQSVYIPGWRFLPTKMNKRMKKIDREVKGLLKGIINKRERATGAGEASKHDLLGTLIESKFKDIQGDGKVRMSIEDVIEECKLFYLAGQETTSVLLVWTMILLGQNQNWQDRARQEVFHVFGSNKPDFDGLSHLKVVTMILYEVLRLYPPVHIISRTTHKKTQLGKFSLPAGVQVDLPTVLIHRDKELWGDDANEFNPERFSEGVSKATKSQLSFIPFGGGPRICIGQNFAMIEAKLALSLILLHFDFELSPSYAHAPSAPMIRPQYGAPIILQKR
- the LOC112166882 gene encoding cytochrome P450 72A14 isoform X3; translation: MVRTVKDVFTKLDDFLKPVSNPFLNFLITGLISYEGEKWAKRRRIINPTFHVEKLKQMLPAFHKSCDEMIKEWESLASKDGSSCLLDVWPSLQQLTADVISRTAFGSSYQEGRKMFELLKEQLMLVANAIQSVYIPGWRFLPTKMNKRMKKIDREVKGLLKGIINKRERATGAGEASKHDLLGTLIESKFKDIQGDGKVRMSIEDVIEECKLFYLAGQETTSVLLVWTMILLGQNQNWQDRARQEVFHVFGSNKPDFDGLSHLKVVTMILYEVLRLYPPVHIISRTTHKKTQLGKFSLPAGVQVDLPTVLIHRDKELWGDDANEFNPERFSEGVSKATKSQLSFIPFGGGPRICIGQNFAMIEAKLALSLILLHFDFELSPSYAHAPSAPMIRPQYGAPIILQKR
- the LOC112166882 gene encoding cytochrome P450 72A14 isoform X5, whose product is MQMLPAFHKSCDEMIKEWESLASKDGSSCLLDVWPSLQQLTADVISRTAFGSSYQEGRKMFELLKEQLMLVANAIQSVYIPGWRFLPTKMNKRMKKIDREVKGLLKGIINKRERATGAGEASKHDLLGTLIESKFKDIQGDGKVRMSIEDVIEECKLFYLAGQETTSVLLVWTMILLGQNQNWQDRARQEVFHVFGSNKPDFDGLSHLKVVTMILYEVLRLYPPVHIISRTTHKKTQLGKFSLPAGVQVDLPTVLIHRDKELWGDDANEFNPERFSEGVSKATKSQLSFIPFGGGPRICIGQNFAMIEAKLALSLILLHFDFELSPSYAHAPSAPMIRPQYGAPIILQKR
- the LOC112166882 gene encoding cytochrome P450 72A14 isoform X4 is translated as MHKQMLPAFHKSCDEMIKEWESLASKDGSSCLLDVWPSLQQLTADVISRTAFGSSYQEGRKMFELLKEQLMLVANAIQSVYIPGWRFLPTKMNKRMKKIDREVKGLLKGIINKRERATGAGEASKHDLLGTLIESKFKDIQGDGKVRMSIEDVIEECKLFYLAGQETTSVLLVWTMILLGQNQNWQDRARQEVFHVFGSNKPDFDGLSHLKVVTMILYEVLRLYPPVHIISRTTHKKTQLGKFSLPAGVQVDLPTVLIHRDKELWGDDANEFNPERFSEGVSKATKSQLSFIPFGGGPRICIGQNFAMIEAKLALSLILLHFDFELSPSYAHAPSAPMIRPQYGAPIILQKR
- the LOC112166881 gene encoding cytochrome P450 CYP72A219 isoform X1 produces the protein MEVAVSSWVALSLVFVSILIRWAWGVLNWLWLKPKKLERCLRGQGLKGNSYRLFYGDMKENSVMLTQAKSKPMNLSSSHDIASRFIPFLDRTVKTYGKNSFVWIGPIPRVNIMDPEDVKDVLTKLDDFRKPLNPLMKMLITGVASYEDEKWAKHRRIINPTFHVEKLKRMLPAFHQSCDQMIKEWESWVSKQGSSCELDVWPSFQNLTADAISRTAFGSSYEEGRKIFKLLKEQISYVVKSMQSVYIPGWRFLPTKMNNRMKQVDKEITGLLKGIINKREQAIKAGEATKDDLLGALMESNLNDIQEHGKNNKDVGMSIEDVIGECKLFYFAGQESTSVLLVWTVVLLGQNQIWQDQARQEVLQVFGSNKPDFDGLSHLKVVTMILLEVLRLYPALVVLFRTTNKTIQLGKFSLPAGVEVGLSTLLIHRDKELWGDDANEFKPERFLKGVSKATKSPYSFIPFGGGPRICIGQNFALTEAKLAIALILQHFTFVLSPSYAHAPSAPMIKPQYGVPIILQKR
- the LOC112166881 gene encoding cytochrome P450 CYP72A219 isoform X2, with amino-acid sequence MLPAFHQSCDQMIKEWESWVSKQGSSCELDVWPSFQNLTADAISRTAFGSSYEEGRKIFKLLKEQISYVVKSMQSVYIPGWRFLPTKMNNRMKQVDKEITGLLKGIINKREQAIKAGEATKDDLLGALMESNLNDIQEHGKNNKDVGMSIEDVIGECKLFYFAGQESTSVLLVWTVVLLGQNQIWQDQARQEVLQVFGSNKPDFDGLSHLKVVTMILLEVLRLYPALVVLFRTTNKTIQLGKFSLPAGVEVGLSTLLIHRDKELWGDDANEFKPERFLKGVSKATKSPYSFIPFGGGPRICIGQNFALTEAKLAIALILQHFTFVLSPSYAHAPSAPMIKPQYGVPIILQKR